DNA sequence from the Cucumis melo cultivar AY chromosome 6, USDA_Cmelo_AY_1.0, whole genome shotgun sequence genome:
ATATTATAGTTATTGTTTATTAAGTTTTACTAGGTTCACTGACTAGCATGGAAATGGTAATAGTTTCGTTCATCCCCCTAGATGGAGTTTTTTGTATGTGGTCATATCAATGCTGTGCCTTTTCCTAGTAAAAAAGGATCTAGTGCTTCTAATGATAATATTTCTGTGAAAAAAATTCACAATGGAAGGGCTCAGTTATAGTTTGCGCTGTTTATACTTTTAAACAAATTTGCAAAGAAAAGAAACCTCACTGAGAAGAGACAAATCAGCTGACGATAATATCAGATGCTCTAGTGGGCACGAATGACCAAACTCTTGATTTCCTAAAACATATTTGTGATGTTTCATGTGAAAGAATAGCCAAAGTGAACTGTTGGATAATTGAATCTTGATGTGACTTCATGTTCATGCTTCCTTGTGTCTTGGAAATATGTCTGATGTGACTTGGAAGAAATCTGGACAGATCAATATATTTTGGAGGCATGATAATTTTGTTGTAAGATTCTTTTGTTCTTCAAGCGAAGAAGTATAGCTCTGTCATCAGATAATTTTAGATAATTCAATTAGATTTATTTGGATAAATTACTGATATCCAAATAAAGGGGTTGAGTAAGAAAcattaaacattaaacattGTTACTTGTTTGTATAACACACTAACATTTCTATATCGTTTCAATATGCTTGATCGATTTTTTCCTTGACTGTATCTTAAAAACCACCTTCCTGGGAACTTGTATGAACATTTTTGTTGATGCGTTTCTTTTTTCAGAATGTCAACAACACATCAGGCCCACCTTATCGCACTCGACAGGCATCAAAGAGGTTGGTGTGTTAAATTAGTACAACTACAACAAAAGGCTTATGAGGGTGAATATGTCAGATGCCTTGTCTTGATCATGATTGGTTCTCTATTGTCTAATTAAATATCAGTAGCAGTAATAGTTCTATTTGGATGTTTGGTACTGATAGTTACAAATAAGGTTGAAACAGACGCACCTGTTTGTTTTGGACAGTGAGtagaatttttttctctttatggTCAGAGCTGATCTGCATAATGATCTTCATGAACCCCTTTATGCATCAATCGATAGataaaattggatttatctgCCACAGTGAACCGTGGGCAAATTTATTGCTTAGTTCACCTGTAAAAATATGGAGTTCAACAGACTCCGGCACATGGAACTTTTGGGATCAAATGTGATAGACTCACCAAAATATAAGTTCTAAATataaaatcagaaaagaaaatGGGAGTTCCAAATAGGGCAAACTAGCATTGTTGTATGTAAACTTTTATCTTTCCTTTTGGTAAGATCATTATAAGatcaattttcaaaaagttttgCACCAAGATCATGGTAGGTATACGTGCTACAGTTTATTGTCTTAGAGAAAGGGGTTGTGTTATTAAGGTTTGTCTCATCGTCTTCCATTCCCTTCATGCAGGATTTCCTCTGAGATTGTTGATCTGTCTAGTCCTCAGTATGTGGGAAAGCATCAAAAGAGAATAAGCAATGAAGGCACCTCTACAGTTGATGATGTCCCAGGAGTTCATCAGCAAGCGTTCAGGTTTGCTCTTCAATTTTTTGAACCACAGCTCTACATGGGAGTTTGTTTGTAACCCAAATTTGTGGAGAACTCTCATGAAATATTTCAGCATCTCTCCGTCTGTCGGATGGTTTATATGTTTTGACCTTTTGAACTTCTTCCAGGAATGTTGCGGAAAGTGAAGTCCAAGGTAGTAACCTATATCTTGCTAAGGTTTGTTAATCTTCTCTAAAAACTTGAGGTAATAAAGCATCACAACCTTTTAATATCTcggtattttcttttttttttgcaggCATGGTTCCATAGTTCTCAACCTATGACAAGAAGTCGATCATCTGAGCTAAGGTAATCATATAGTATGGACTAATCTTCCACCATGATGGTattgaaagttttttttagatGTGTATTCTACTTTAAAGACTCGAGAATATTTCAAGTTCTTTCCCTTGACAGAAATTACCAAAACTTGATTTCAGAATCCAAATTGAAATTGTAAATTTATAGATTATGGTCAAGAAACAGAACTTTCATTTACAAGAGAGAGAATATGGAAAAGGGGAGATGAGATGCCCCACCCATCACGGGTTATAAAAAAGACAGACTAAATCCCCAAAAAATATGTCCTGATTAGTTTCTTGATCATGAAAAATTCTagcatttcttttctttcaaatcaTAGTCTCCAGAGAAGTTTATATACACCATTGGTCCAAAGGATATTTCCACGAGTCTTTTCCAATTCAACAATTTCCCTGTTGGGATGTGAATGCTCCACTCATATGAACCCATTTTTGAATAAAAATTTGTTGTGCATTTTTGTAAACGCAAGCTTGTGATGAAATTAATGAGTTTGTAAAAGTTTCAATTATGCGGGGGAACTTATACTTGCCTGTTCTTCATTGTCTCATTCATGGATGGTATCTAGGAGGAGGTATGCTGCAATGCAAAATAATCAAAGCTTATTTGGTATGGAGTCCATGTATGACTTGTCAGGGCATGGAATCAATGCCATGAAACTAGATATTGCAAATTCGCAGAGTTTCAATGACATTTCTACTTGTGAAGTTCCAAACCAGCCTGCAACATTTGTATCCCCATCCAATTCATCGTCATCAATATTCAATACACCTAACATGTATGACGTAGATAAAATTTCTTCTGTTGTAAACATGCTAAAGGGCACATTAGAACGGAAAAGGCTAAATAACCAGATTGATAAAGAGGCACCGGAGGATAGTTCAAACGCACATTTTTGTGCTCAAGAAACTCTTGGCAACCCTAGTTTCAATAGAAGTAGTGACAATTATATACATCCAATACCAAACAGTCTTCATGAATTCTCTCCTGTTCAAGTCAAGGATAGTAGAATTTTAGAAACGGTTGAGGTATCTGCAGATCTTGGTTTTGAAGCTTTTGTAAATCCTGTAAATCCCATCCAGTCAGGCAGAGTTTCTCAAGAACCTTCTCAAAGTGAATCTTCTGCTGCAGCAGCAATTGTTTCATCCGGGTTTGAAGCATGTGATGGTCCTAGCAATTCAAATCAAACTCATAGCAACGGTGAGAGCTCAAGGAAACAGGTTGCAGGCAGTCGGGGTTTAGAAAATGAATCTCGATCTAAAGGTAACCAATCTGTACAATAATATATGCTGGGTTTTTCTATCGTTGGTATTTCTACTCTGACCTTCTTGGCCTTGTACATGGATTCCTATCTGGTgataattttagatttttcctAGCTCTTGCCACTGGTTAGGAAGGTTCTTGATTGGCAAAGCTATTTTTCCTAGCTCAAGGaaacgatttttttatttttatttttaagtatgTTTCGTGTGGAACTGCAGATTTCAGAGAAAGAATAATGGACAACttaaaagatgatagaaaggtGCACTCTTTTTCAATATGGTTAATTTCACAAATTaagatatttaaatttatagtcATGACTCACAATAAGCTTCTTTTGCCGTTTTTTTTGGCATTTATTGCAGAGAGGGAGTCTGGTTCGTTATGGGTCCGTAACATCAGCTGCTTCAGGTAATTACTTATGTTTTAAGCTACACTGATATGTATGTGTTAGTTTGTATATTTTCTTGAATATCAGTATTTAATTGATAATAATCAAATATTACATCCCTATGTATACCCAAATTAAACAACTCTaaagaaaagaatatataagaataatatttccagtaataatattttctaagaatagtatttcaaaaaatactctaattatgtcaatGGTATGATTTATGTTTTTATGAGACATCCAGTAAAATTGGAATGATTAATAGAAGACTTGCCTAGCAGAAGGATAAACCTATTCTTTCCTGTCAG
Encoded proteins:
- the LOC103490721 gene encoding protein CYCLOPS-like isoform X2 — translated: MKAPLQLMMSQEFISKRSGMLRKVKSKAWFHSSQPMTRSRSSELRRRYAAMQNNQSLFGMESMYDLSGHGINAMKLDIANSQSFNDISTCEVPNQPATFVSPSNSSSSIFNTPNMYDVDKISSVVNMLKGTLERKRLNNQIDKEAPEDSSNAHFCAQETLGNPSFNRSSDNYIHPIPNSLHEFSPVQVKDSRILETVEVSADLGFEAFVNPVNPIQSGRVSQEPSQSESSAAAAIVSSGFEACDGPSNSNQTHSNGESSRKQVAGSRGLENESRSKDFRERIMDNLKDDRKRGSLVRYGSVTSAASVDKGDPTKKRRVERSRKMAEAKERNMTPTIPSDIQSVLKRCETLEKEVRSLKLNLSFMNRKDSEQTKQIEDLQKQNDDLADEKERLLEEIERILSETGRM
- the LOC103490721 gene encoding protein CYCLOPS-like isoform X1, with the protein product MEGRGVSEIYRNASEELFLKSWVENSIGLSTPTMEMMGFKNLSQSFRTDSEELFKSWLTNGENVNNTSGPPYRTRQASKRISSEIVDLSSPQYVGKHQKRISNEGTSTVDDVPGVHQQAFRNVAESEVQGSNLYLAKAWFHSSQPMTRSRSSELRRRYAAMQNNQSLFGMESMYDLSGHGINAMKLDIANSQSFNDISTCEVPNQPATFVSPSNSSSSIFNTPNMYDVDKISSVVNMLKGTLERKRLNNQIDKEAPEDSSNAHFCAQETLGNPSFNRSSDNYIHPIPNSLHEFSPVQVKDSRILETVEVSADLGFEAFVNPVNPIQSGRVSQEPSQSESSAAAAIVSSGFEACDGPSNSNQTHSNGESSRKQVAGSRGLENESRSKDFRERIMDNLKDDRKRGSLVRYGSVTSAASVDKGDPTKKRRVERSRKMAEAKERNMTPTIPSDIQSVLKRCETLEKEVRSLKLNLSFMNRKDSEQTKQIEDLQKQNDDLADEKERLLEEIERILSETGRM